cacaacagAAGTCACAAAGGTGAAGGCTTGATAGGGAGTGGGGATAGTAGAAATATGGGTTTTGAACGGGTCTTCTAAACCATCAAGGGTCAGCAGGGGGAGACTTTCTGTTcttacaagtaggcctacttgcgTGCATGTATAACGACGACAAACTAAACACTGAAAAGCCAATTAATCAATGCCGAactttaaaggtgctgtaggcaaGATTTAAGAGCTGTACTCTGTGTCATTTGTTGGAAATGCCATCGTCCCCCGTGAGCTATGAGCAAGTTGAAGGCTCAGTGAGAATGTCTGTTTCGAGTCGACTGCACCTGCCTGCAGGGACACTTTCCATTTGGACTGTTCCCGTATCATTTCTGGGCATTTCTACTGTGATTGGTTGGGTCAACTTTTTgaagtttgtttttttaaagttgTATTGTCACAGGGACGGGTTGCAGGAGGTTGTTGACAGAGTAACAGAGTGGACACACTTATTGAAAGGGTTTGatcatgcacccccccccccccccccccccccaacccaattAGCGCTCATCATTAAAATCGGAGGATGGCAACGAGGCTGTGAAGGCTACACTGTGAAAGCTTTCCGCAATTATCTGTTGTAACCAATTCTGCAGGCCTATTGTTTTAATGCGCTTGTTATGAGGTTTATCTTtcgtttgtttttttctgttgcattaTCTTGCATAAATCAagtccatccttccatccatccatccaatcaGCTTTCTATTCCCACTGGGCTCCACGCATGAATGTATGCATGCAAAGTACATACGTATAAGGGTAGGCCTATCTTAATACACACGTCCTcggaataaatatgtttttgtatAGGCCACTAGCTTATTGTATCCGATTAATGTAATAACCGACTCTAGCCACcagcttttctttcttaataGATGTTGGGTGCCTGCCTGTTTTtattgaagttgttaaatcccTCGGTGGCACAGCGGCGTGGGCATCGCTTCCCCCTGATGATGACAACATGACGTAGGCTGGGCCAGGCCCATCCCTCCTCTTATCGCTTCCATTTCATTCATTCGCTCGTTTGTCTCGTTCTCGTATCGCTGACTATACAGTGGGCGACAGGCGAGATGATGTTTGCTCTGTGTTGATTCAATAATGAGCAGATGGATTACAGTGTTTTCTCTCGCTCTGGAAATAGACATTTTCCTTTTGCTCGGGTGTTGAGAATAAGCATGAGCACCCAgtgaaaaaaaattgaaaagtgTTTATAGTTCATGTCCTGGAAGAGATTATATGGATattgcttttttgtttgtttatgacaacaccgtagtgtgtgtgtgtgtgtgtgtgtgtgtgtgtgtgtgtgtgtgtgtgtgtgtgtgtgtgtgtgtgtgtgtgtgtgtgtgtgtgtgtgctcgtgtgcgtgtgcgttggtTTTAATGGTTTTGTGCAACAGTAACCTCGGACAAATAAATAAGGGAAGGAGATGAAATGAGAACAATATAAGAAAAACAATTTGCAAAACGGATGCAGATCTCAAAAGAGATCAGTAGGGGGCAGTGGCAGTACAGCGTGAGCCCGCACTTTATTTTGTATATAGGCTATCTATccacgttttatttttgtaaaactACGTTACTACCTAAATTATTTGTAAATGTCTTGAGAGAGTGTGCAATAATAGAGAGTGCCTCAATCATCCTGTACGGTATTTCATTTACACAAGTAATTGTGAGGCCCTAAACACTTTCCAGATTATCCCCTCAAGCTATACTTAATTTTCCCCAGGTTTAACAACATAATTCCTTCCAATTGTTGCTGCCTGGGAATCAGTTCAAAGTTTTCAATTTCTGCACAGGTAAGAAAAGAACAGTGTTTAAAGCCTCAGCCAGGTATACCGAAATAGCTGCACACTACCATAAGTTACCATAAGTCTAGACCCAACAATGGCGTGTCATGTTTTCTGGTGTGATCGGACATCTATTACAAGTCTCCGGTGACACTGGAATAAATGCGGTAGACAACCTTAAATCTTTTCAGTGTTAGCCTGGAACACGAGGCACTGTCGTTCACTCTAGTTAATGCACCATCATCCAGTACTTCGACAAGTTCATCTTCCAAATCTCTTCCTACCTTTTCAAGAAAGGATCCTCTGAGGTGGGAGACAAAcgcaattatttttttaatcagacAATCCAAAAGGGAGTCGGATAAAGAGTTTTGAGGGCACACGAGTTAAGCTTTTTTATGCCATCATAGAAAAGGCCTTTATCAATGACATCTAACGGAAAACACAGACAATGGCTTTCTGTGATGCTGTCAGAAGTATCACAGCTTCTCTCCTCCAATAcaagcagggagagggagagggaggggggagggtaggaTGAGGGAGACGCTGAGGgtaggagtgggaggaggaggaaagaaagCTGTGACTATAATGAATCAACAATTAACGATGGAGGTTACGTGGGGGGGAGAGCCTGTCTATCCGTCTATTAGGGAAAAGGTATGGGGGCATTCGCAGCTTTGAACTAAGGAGTGGAACTTTGTGAAAACAAAACTTTTTCAGTGCTCGGGGTGAACGGAGGCcggtcggtctgtgtgtgtctgtgtgtcagtgtgtgtgcgtgcgtgcgtgcgcgggaGCGGTGAGGGGTACAAATGTCGCGTCAAACACTGACTCAGTTTCGAGAAATACAATTACCTGAAAAAAGCGAaagccaaccacacacacacacacacacacacacacacacacacagcaagagaGTATATGTGTGGACaggagagagggcagaggggaAGACAGAGATGGAGGAAACAAAGCAAAAAAGATGAGAgacaaaaggaggaggagagattgagggagggggagacacaggggcaGAGGGGCCGAGGGAGagaggcggagggagagaggcggagGGAGAGACCCTGCAAACTTCATTTGTGCTACTTTTTACTTCATCCATTGGGCCTGCGGGTGGTGTGCTCTGCATGGGGCTGCACCGTGCTCTGGTGTGGATGCGCATGCACGTACGTGCGTGAACAAGCCcacgttatgtgtgtgtgtgtgtgtgtgtgtgtgtgaacacgagCGAGCcactgtatgggtgtgtgtgcatgcacgtacgtgtgtgagcgagtaaatgttgtgtggtgtgtgtgtgtgtgtgtgtgtgtgtgtgtgtgcgcgcgtgcgcgtgttagttagtcagagagagagagcattgtctgtgtgtgtgtgagccagagGGAGCAGGTGTGTTTATGCCCCAATTCGTGTTCCAGCCATGTGTCCACCAGGCTGTCTTGAGTAAGCAGCGGAGTGGATGACTCTCCGTCTCCCATGATGGACGATCAAACCTGGGGAGCAGTGTGGAGTGTGGAGGACAGTGGAGCCGGGGGCGGAGAGGAGATAAAAGAGATGGAACATACAAAGACGTCTGGCTGAGCTGAGCTCGGTTTTTTGGGGGTTTTTTTTGTGCATGGTCGCACGGGCATGTTGCATCTTTTAAAACAAATGCAGCAAAAGCCTCCAGCAACCTGCCTTTTACTGAGCTCCTCCAGACAAGGACGCATGGTGGCGATGTCGAAGCTTAAGGCGAAGTTTATTGTATGCTGATCTTTATACATGACCTGGTGTGGACGCTGTGACCTGTCGAAGATCTCTCcctgaggccccgtttacacgaagggaaaacgcagatatttccacgctcATTTACTCAtttcatttacacgaaaacccagtttttatcacagaaaacgataatttctaaaaactccggccaaagtggagatttctgaaaacgcaggttatgtgttgtcgtgtcaacggggagaaactgggttttaggttctgaagcctCACATTATgtgccaggaaatgcttaacgtcatatgaacACCCTATgtatacagtttgtttgttacaggaagacgctcgtgttattcgttgttgttgattctgaggattctgattggcttgcatggctttatccttctccctacactgccgcccataggtttgcatagttataatggcgctcgacggtgtatttatgcgttttgatgtaaaagACAcgttttttgaaaacgatgttgtgtgcacaatgttatttttgaagacggagggggggggaaatatttgtttctataaataccctgctacgtatgaACGtggcctgagtgtgtgtgtggtgtttgccGGTTTAACCTGTTCAGGTTGATTGCTCAATGCGCTGCCTCCCCAAGCCCCAGAATCCAATCAggctgactcgggccaggtgaggctgctttaaaccatccacaaacacacgcaacaTGTTCCATCAATTCCTCACTATTTATATGTTGTATCTACTGCTCAACACTTCTCCTTCCCACCTACACAGAGGAAACGCTCAGTGTAGGAGGCATTTGCGTCTGGAACCGGTCTTCAAAACATGCTCAGCATCTTAAAATGTGCCTCTTTAGTATTGTTCTCTTGCACTCAAGTCGTGTAtaatcgttgttttttttcaaatctACTCTTTAAACGTATCTCTATGACTCCCACTTCTTCCGAACTTCATTTGAACAAACGCACGTCTTGTTCTTGTTTTGTTATTGCTCTTAGCAAGCACTTTGTTTGGCTGCTTTCTGCCCTGAAAGCGCTGCTACGAATAAAGTTTGATTGATTGCCTCAATGAGGAATATAATAAATCTGTTTTTTTCTCAAGATGGACCCATGCTGGACCATACCAGTGGATCCTCCTGGTAATTACTACACGCTCTAGTTACCGCCAGCATTAAAAAATGTTCTGTCCCAGACTTTCAGCGGAAGTCCCCCAAGGCTGGCTTTTGAAACAACCTGTGTACAGAATTATACTGGGAGGGAAAGAATAACACTCTCGCCACCTTCACAGCCAACGGCTCCGTCTTCGCTCATACCGGTCtttcagcagatgcttttatccgagGAGACAGTAAAGTGAGATGAGTCAGGACATCTACCCAAGGGCGTCGGTAGTCTGTGTGCACATTGGGGGATGAACCTTTCAGAACGAGGTCCCGACGACGTAACCGCTCGGTGACATCACCGGATGTTGAGTAATAGAAGTACAACTAAAACTTTGTAGTCTTTGTCTGCAAACCGGTCCCCCTCTTCCTTTTTCCTGGATGGTTTAGATCTCTTTAGAAGGTCTGGATTAAGGCGCTGTCTGGGCCGCCGTTTAAGGTTGTTCGGCTCCCTGGGCGCTTATAGTATAACGCCATGGTGTGTGCTGCGCATTTTAGACGGCTCATTATAGTGCTCACATACCGGCTAAATAAAAAAGGTATCACAAAGATGCCGTCGGCCATAGTGTTAACAGCATCTTCCCTTCCTTCCCAGAACTTCAACCNNNNNNNNNNNNNNNNNNNNNNNNNNNNNNNNNNNNNNNNNNNNNNNNNNNNNNNNNNNNNNNNNNNNNNNNNNNNNNNNNNNNNNNNNNNNNNNNNNNNTGTTGGTAAAATCAGTGGAGGGCGCTTTAAATAGCTGCAGTACGCATCCCAGGGAATCGTTCCACAGACACCCGCGTCCATCCACCCCACATCCCCCCTCTGTCCCACCACCCACCTGTCCTCCACACATGTGCCTCTGGTTGTGGAAGCGCAGCTGGGTCAGGGTGTGGTTGCGCGGGAGGGCTTGGACCAGCGCCATCACCCCCTTGCCGCTGACGTAGTTGGACTCGACGTTGAGGCTGACGATGGACGAGTTCTCGGCCAGCATCTTGGCGATGGCCAGGGCCACGGCGTCGTCCGCCCGCGTGTTGGCCAGGCTGAAGGTCTGCACGTGGCCGTTGGACCGCAGGGCCTCGGCGAAGCGGATCAGGTTCTCCTGAGGGGCAAAGTGGGGAGCTTCACGCTGATGGTTGGAGGCCCCTGGCTTCTGGATACATGGTTATATGTGTCGGCGTGGTTGCTAGTGGTTATGGTGTCTGACTCCTAACCCATTGTGACTGGGTTTGGACCATAGTGTgactgcagtctacctgtagaccTCCTTGAGAAGCACttctttgtttatgtgtgttgaaAAGCTTCAAAAGCTACCTGATGAGATCCTAAATAGTCGAATGTGGAGCACCATAGGCTGGTTTTTAACTGGAGCCTATTTTATGTGACCTGTGATTTGTTTGAGTGGCGCATCTTAAACATGAATATGAGTGCTGCAAATTAGGCTAATCACTGTCCTAATCTGTCTTCCTCATAAGGCCCATGTCATGTGTGAGGCCTTCTgttatttgattgtttgttgCCCAGCTGTTACACTCGCATGCTAGGAGGCAAATACCAAACAACGGAGGCCATTTGAATCAGCCGACACTGAGGTACACCTCAAACAAGAACTTAATGAAGCATTAATTACTGAGGAGATGTTAAGTCAACACAGTGGAACCCAAACCTGTTATGCTACAAAGTTCAACAGCCACCGGACAATCAGCATATGGTCTCTGTCCTCACAGGCTTTACCTTGGAGATGTCATCGATGTTGTTGAGGTTGACCTCTGTTAGTTCCGGGTCGTCGCTTAGGATACGTTCCAGAACATCGTCGACGATGGTGGGGTTCCCAGTGGCGTTGCAGTCCGCTgctggagggggcggagtcacaCGAATAGGCTCCACCCTCTGAGGTTTTAAGAGCTTAGGAGTGTCTTCCTGTGTGGTAAGAGCTGAGTCAGCTCTTTCCACAGAGAAACTGGAGCCGACCCCAGAACACTTTGGCTGTTCTGGTTTTGTTTtagtctcttcctcctcctcctcttcgtcctcctctgtctcagcctcctcttcttcttcctcctcctcctcttcttctgtctccaactcctcttcctcctcactctctttatcctcttcatccttgttttcatcttcttcctcgtcttcctcccttTCATTCATCGATTTCTTTATTACTTTCTCTGTGACGTCGTCTTTTTCGTCCTCTGCCTCGCTGCTGTTTTCCGTCACGCATTCCGTTTCCTGTTCCCCATcctgtgattggttgatttAAAAGTTAAAATTAATTTCCAAAAGTATTTTTaagacacaaacgcaaacaaagGTTTCAAAAATGTCTATGCTCTTGCATACTTGAACATATTGTTTAATAGTACTAATAGTAAGTAGCACTTAAAAGCGTTACTTAATAATAGTACTTAACAATATTATTAAAGCAGATGTAGGTAAGAATGGAGAGTTAGGTTTAGGACAGCAGAAAAGAGCGGACTAATGAGTGTTTCTATTGAGCACCTGTGATTggcaggcaagatggattctccgaaccaatcagggaagagatgccttGATTAGTCAGAAATTAGTCTTAAATCTAACTtggctcatacagaggcaggcgcaGTCAACTCAAAAACATATTCTCAATATTCTCTCAAGTCATTGTTTGGCTTCTCCAAACAATTTCCCCTCAAATAATAGCATTTTAATCTGACATACAGCACCTTTAAattcaacaataacaacaacccTGCAAAAAAGTAATTCCGAACCTACCATTTTAGGACTGCCCCCGCTGATCTCATCCTCCATCAGTTTCTGCGTCTCGCACTCCCAGTACTTCATGAGGGCGTCCCTGCTGAAGGTCCCCGTGGGGGTCTTGTCCGTCTGGTCCCTCTGTCTCAGCCCGGTGGGTACGTTGGCGTCCGGGTCGATGTCCGtcagctccttctccagctcggCCAGCTCCTCCGGCTGAGGGAGGCCAGGAGCTCGTCCTCGTCCACGTCTCGTACTTGCTGAGCTCCCGCCGGTAGCCGAAGCAGCTCATGGCTAAAACGTAGTCAACCGTCGATCCCAACAGATTTTTTTAAGAGGGTTGAGTCGCTCTCAACCTCTCAAAACGTTTCCCCCCCCACCGATTCAAAAGCTTCCAACAAGCCCGAAGGACTTCCGAATGTATTCTCAACACCTTTTAAAAAAAGTTCCAGAATCGTTTAGTGTTTTTCCCATAAAACACTCCAGGGTCACCAAGTGAGTCCAGGGTGATTTGTGGGCTTCAAAGAAGTCAGCGGTCCGGCAATGACGCCCTCATACCCAGCGGATCCGTCCAGACCCTTTGTCTCAGTCACTAGCTCTTGGATCAGGGGCCCGGGGTCTGATAACAGCGAGTCTATCCCCCTTGGTCCAAACGAGATCGACTCCTGTCAGCTGCATCAACATAGGTCTGACTTGGGTTGCTGGCTGCTTCTAGATATggataagtgtgtgtatgtgtgtccgtcTTCCCCTCTTCTAATCTCTCCAGCTGCTGTTACGGCCTTAAGAGAGGGGCCGGGgcaggggggctgaggggggagaggggatagGGTTGGGTTGtgcccccaaacccccccccccccccccccccccaacacccttCATGATGCATCGTCTGTTTTAGGACGCGCTGCACTGAGAGACATGGCTACTAAAAGATTGTGAGCTCAGAGTGTGTGGAGGACGTAGCAGCTGGTCACCTGCCGGACGGCTTTGTTCATGTCCAAAATAAGAGCGCGTCGACAAAATAAGAGCGCGTCGACAAAATAAGAGCATCGTGGACAGATGCACGCAGTAGGAAGCACACATAGGTCTAGACTCTAGCTAGTTCATAATGCCTTTTGAAAGGTAATCACCAGATCTCAAGAACATCTTAAAGTCGTCTATGTATTTTGCATGTCATATTGAAGTTATTGGTTATAATGCATTTAATGCATAGATGGATTATTCTCTTATCGTGAGAACCGTATGTATtgtacaacaacacaaaaagcaATACCAACTCCAAACACCAATGTTGTttctttattatatatttattcctTATTCCTTTGTTAATCATTTATTCAttacaaaataacaataaaaaataagtgcTATCAGAATCACCTTCATCCAATGGTTATCAAATTCACAGCTTTGTAATCATTATTCTAGATATTATCAACAGAACAATGAACGATATTGgtattatccccccccccccccccccataaaatccaacaaaataaatgaatctgCGCTAAACAGCCTCTAAACTTTGCAGCAACACATTTTCACAGCTTGAGACAAAATATTCATAGATGGCCAAAATGAAAAGAGATGCATCGAATGTCACATCTTTAGAGAATCTATTCCCTTTGGCTTACGGAACGAAGGGCATATATTGTTTGTCCAGAGGGAGGTTATGCAGTTGTATTATCAATCCTAACTATTAATAGGCTCCATTCGGTCATTCGTTCCTTTGACATATCCCCACCATCAGtacccacaaacacattctGATGATCGCTGATTGGTCAGGTGCTCTCTGTGTAGGTCAGGTAGGTCTTCAGCCGAGGGGGGAAGGGCACGCTTGCCATGGCAACGGGGTTGTTGAGGGTCCTGAGGCTCATGTGACCTCTGATGACCATTCGGCAGAGGTGTTGGAGAGGCCTTGGCTGTTCTATGGACCCACATAATGGATGGTGAAGATGTACATTGAGTGTACTTGGGTGTAAGTCAAAGGTCAATCCCAGGTAAAGATATCTTAAATAGCTCCTATTTTACCAGCAGCCCCTATAgtgtggactgtaccaactatGGGGGCCGGATcaatccatcatacatctggcTGGACACTCACAtgtgacattttgaaagggcTTGTAATGGGTATTAGACTCCCAGcagaaaggtactgggttctaAACCCATGTCCGCAGACTACCTGTAGCTTTGGATACAAGTGTAATGATTTATATCAACTACAGACTCATCAACTGAAATAAACTGCTTTACCCAGAATGCCACAGATCTCTGGCCACTCGGGCGTGGTCTCCAGGATGGTCTGGAGGTTGGGGCAGAGGCGGACGTAGCTGACGTAGTCCAGGAGCATCCtgaccacaccacccaccagGTGAACCAGCCACGACACCGACACAAACTCAcagaactgagagagagagagaggtgtgtttAATTTAAAGAAatagaagaaagaaacaatCAAATGCTAGTAGTTTAACTGTATTATTGTTTACAGAGAAAGGAGCTAAGAGACTTGCTTTGTAGTAAAATGGTAATGGTAGGTCTGCTgtaaagtagtagtagttgtattaGCAGCATTTTTACAGCAGTAGTGGGTTTAAGGTATATTATCAGTAGGAGTACAGTAGTTCCTACAGTAAAAGTAGTGGGTTTACTGTATAGTATAAGTAGGAGTGCAGTTATTACAGTGACAGTATTAGGTTTACTGTATAGTATCAGTAGGAGTGTAGTATTTCTTACAGTAACAGTAGTGGGTTTACTGTATAGTATCAGTAGGGGTGTAGTATTTCTTACAGTGATAGTAGTGGGTTTACTGTATAGTATCAGTAGGGGTGTAGGAGTTCTTACAGTGACAGTAGTGGCATTACGGTATGCTGCGTACGCCTGGTTATGAACGTTGATCCAGGAGCTGTCAAATTCGTCGCTGTCGTCATGGTTGCACTCAAAACACCTACCGGAGAGATTATGGTTTCAGATTTAATTAGAAAATCTTCCTTCCGATTCGGGGTATATCTGAAGCTAATTTAGTGAGACATTGAACAAGATGGATTCTGCCTTTGCTTCCCCGGGCATCCGCAGTCTATCTTTAGgcctccctgagcaagacaccttaaccccacctgctccttaaaggggacctattatgctttttgacttttatgacctataaacgttgttataatgattgatagtcatgtataaccatacacaaaaaacgatgtcgattttcgggaaactcttcctctcatctgggcgctttcagccttctctgtcaacgctccgtttcgactccgttgtgattggttaccttccttggagtgcgcgcgcgggcagatttgaccaggcatatgggggcgtggcaggagtacgtctacgtagatgtttcccggaaatgtgaacaagttaatcgcaatcgttgtcccgagtgtttagcgctctgcacagccaccccagactgtcagcaggggaTACGTCggaatgcatgtacgtcattgtttgacactttagtatggttaaacatgactatcaatcattataacaacgtttataggtcataaaagtcgaaaaagcataataggtcccctttatgGACCTGAAAAATCAACACTGAAAGTCTCATTTGTTATGAAAGCCTCAAAAACTAAAAGACATGGGATGGTATGATTTGGTAATGGTGGCCCCGCCCCATCAGTAATCCTCGGTTTTTGATTTGTCAGTCGAGACTACTTGGTGGCCCCGCCCCATCAGTGATCCCCGGTGTTTGATTGGTCGGTTGGGCCTACTTGGTGGTCCCGCCCCATCAGTGATCTCCAgtttttgattggtcggttGGGCATACTTGTGGGCGTGGTACCCGTGGTCGAGCAGCAGGCGCAGCATGGCGGCGTCCTTCAGGCAATACTGCAGGGCGGTGGGGAACGACGTGTCGTTGATGACCCGGAAGTAGCAGTTGACCTCGGCGCCGTgagacagcagcaggcgcaCCATCTCATGCCTGGAGCCACACCCCccggtggaggtcagaggtaaGACACACAGAAACGTTTACCGTCACTTATATTTCCTTGCAATGCTGTGGCATACGTCAGATGTAGTATTTTTGATGGTAATCAGAATATAACTTTGTCTACCAATATCTAGGAATCACTTCTGAAGTGAGACGGTTTACAatggattagattagattagatttgaCTGGAATAGAGTCGATTTCTGATGGTTTGGTGGTTTAACATCTATACATGTTCagctttcttattttttatctaCGTTTTCTTCACTTGACTAGATGATTAGATACGTTTGGGTCCGATTAGACCAGACTAGCCTGGATTATATTAATAGGGATTCAATTGCGGTAGATTATGAGATTATTTTACATGTTCAGCTTTCTTATTTCTCATCTACGTTCTTTTGACTTGATCAGACGAGATTAAATGACATTGGATTGGTTCATATTAGGTTTGGTTTGGTCTAGACTAGACCAGATTAGATTAGCAGGGCTTCAACTGGACTACATTATATGAGCTGATATTATACTGGAGGAGCACCTCTCTGCTCGTACGGCCACCAGGAGGCAGCGCAGGTAGTCCAGGTCGGTGCGGGCCCCGGCCTTCAGCAGCATCTCGGTGCAGGTCAGGTCCCCGTTGGACACGGCAAAGTACAGCGAGCTCCTCCGCAGGTCCCCGTAGTTCTCTACAACCCCCTTTCATACGTCAGTATCATGTCGTCAGCATATAACGACACCTTTCGATAGCGCCGCTACGATGTTCTACTGGGAGGATGTTGAGCTGATGAAATCGAATGATCGGTGCTAGCATCCAAGCCTTAAATGACTCATGTTACGAAATGATAAATGAAGGAAATGCTGATAATAATATTGCCATGACTACTTTCAacaatactactatactactggaTATGAAGTAGGGCACTATATAGGAAACCAGATTTGTGCACTCCCATTTTGGACAACCCACCCCTAAACAGTGCTCTCAATAGGGCACGAGTTGACCAATCCTATTCAAGCTCGGTCACCATGCTGGAGCACATTAGGCACTCGAAATTGTTGACCTGAGGAATTTGTTTAagggtgacatattataccaccaggtttgagtTTGATTAGCCCTTGCAAGCCATTTTGAAGCCGTTCTTCTAGCATCACAAgtcggcgtgtccacctagatgtacttTTGCtatagtccactgggtaggccggtagactgatctacccagcacacatctaggtggacacgcctgaCGGCTAATCACGCTCGCACcgggtggtataatatgtcacctttaattgGATAGCT
This Gadus macrocephalus chromosome 19, ASM3116895v1 DNA region includes the following protein-coding sequences:
- the LOC132448042 gene encoding LOW QUALITY PROTEIN: leiomodin-2-like (The sequence of the model RefSeq protein was modified relative to this genomic sequence to represent the inferred CDS: inserted 2 bases in 2 codons); amino-acid sequence: MSCFGYRRELSKYEXVDEDELLASLSXEELAELEKELTDIDPDANVPTGLRQRDQTDKTPTGTFSRDALMKYWECETQKLMEDEISGGSPKMDGEQETECVTENSSEAEDEKDDVTEKVIKKSMNEREEDEEEDENKDEEDKESEEEEELETEEEEEEEEEEEAETEEDEEEEEEETKTKPEQPKCSGVGSSFSVERADSALTTQEDTPKLLKPQRVEPIRVTPPPPAADCNATGNPTIVDDVLERILSDDPELTEVNLNNIDDISKENLIRFAEALRSNGHVQTFSLANTRADDAVALAIAKMLAENSSIVSLNVESNYVSGKGVMALVQALPRNHTLTQLRFHNQRHMCGGQVGGGTEGGCGKEKC